A region of Pseudomonas putida DNA encodes the following proteins:
- a CDS encoding AMP-binding protein, with protein sequence MSQPSYTRGRQDRPLLTLTIGQAFDATVARYADNEALVSRHQGLRYSWQQLAEQVDVHARALMALGVNTGDRVGIWSPNCAQWCILQLASAKVGAILVNINPAYRVGELEYVLRQSGCRWLVCADAFKTSNYHAMVQQLVPALATVAPGELANENLPELRGVISLAAQPPLGFLPWQALAERAGQTTVEAYTARQQSLQFDQPVNIQYTSGTTGAPKGATLSHYNILNNGFMVGESLGLTSADRMVIPVPLYHCFGMVMANLGCITHGSTMVYPNDAFDPELTLRAVAEERASILYGVPTMFIAMLDHPSRQGMDLSTLRSGIMAGATCPIEVMRRVIDQMHMAEVQIAYGMTETSPVSLQTGPDDELELRVTTVGRTQPQLENKLVDADGCIVPRGEIGELCTRGYSVMLGYWDNPQATADAIDPAGWMHSGDLAVMDEHGHVRIVGRNKDMIIRGGENIYPRELEEFFYTHPAVADAQVVGIPCNRYGEEIVAWIKLHPGHSATVDELHGWCKARIAHYKVPRHFRFVDEFPMTVTGKVQKFRMREISVAEISALSAG encoded by the coding sequence ATGAGTCAACCGAGCTATACCCGCGGTCGCCAGGACCGACCCTTGCTGACCCTGACCATCGGCCAGGCCTTCGATGCCACTGTGGCCCGCTACGCCGATAACGAAGCGTTGGTGTCGCGCCACCAGGGCCTGCGCTACAGCTGGCAGCAGTTGGCCGAACAGGTCGATGTGCATGCCCGCGCCTTGATGGCCCTGGGTGTGAACACCGGCGATCGGGTCGGCATCTGGTCGCCCAACTGCGCCCAGTGGTGCATCCTGCAACTGGCCAGCGCCAAGGTCGGCGCGATCTTGGTCAACATTAACCCGGCCTACCGCGTGGGCGAGCTGGAGTATGTGCTGCGCCAGTCCGGTTGCCGCTGGCTGGTGTGCGCCGATGCGTTCAAGACGTCCAATTACCACGCCATGGTCCAGCAGCTGGTGCCAGCGCTGGCAACCGTAGCCCCCGGTGAGCTCGCCAATGAAAACCTGCCCGAACTGCGCGGGGTGATCAGCCTGGCTGCCCAGCCACCGCTTGGCTTCCTGCCCTGGCAGGCGCTGGCCGAGCGGGCTGGGCAGACCACGGTCGAGGCCTACACGGCCCGCCAGCAGAGCCTGCAGTTCGACCAGCCGGTAAATATCCAGTACACCTCTGGCACCACTGGCGCGCCCAAGGGCGCCACGCTCAGCCACTACAACATCCTCAACAACGGTTTCATGGTCGGCGAGAGCCTGGGCCTGACCAGCGCCGACCGCATGGTGATCCCGGTGCCGCTGTACCACTGTTTCGGCATGGTCATGGCCAACCTCGGCTGCATCACCCATGGCAGCACCATGGTCTACCCCAACGACGCTTTTGACCCTGAGCTCACCCTGCGCGCCGTGGCCGAGGAGCGCGCCAGCATCCTGTACGGCGTGCCCACCATGTTCATCGCGATGCTCGACCACCCGTCACGTCAGGGCATGGACCTCTCCACCTTGCGCAGCGGCATCATGGCCGGTGCCACTTGCCCGATCGAAGTGATGCGCCGGGTCATCGACCAGATGCACATGGCCGAAGTGCAGATTGCCTATGGCATGACCGAAACCAGCCCGGTGTCGCTGCAGACCGGCCCGGACGACGAGCTTGAACTGCGCGTGACCACAGTCGGGCGTACCCAGCCGCAGTTGGAGAACAAACTGGTGGATGCCGACGGTTGCATCGTGCCCAGAGGTGAAATCGGCGAGCTGTGCACGCGGGGCTACAGCGTGATGCTCGGCTATTGGGACAACCCGCAGGCCACGGCGGATGCCATCGACCCGGCCGGCTGGATGCACTCGGGCGACCTGGCGGTGATGGACGAGCACGGCCATGTGCGCATTGTCGGGCGCAACAAGGACATGATTATCAGGGGGGGCGAAAACATCTACCCACGCGAGCTGGAGGAGTTTTTCTACACCCACCCGGCGGTGGCCGATGCGCAGGTGGTCGGTATCCCGTGCAACCGTTACGGCGAAGAGATTGTGGCCTGGATCAAACTGCACCCAGGGCACAGCGCCACGGTCGATGAGCTGCACGGCTGGTGCAAGGCGCGCATCGCGCACTACAAGGTGCCGCGGCATTTCCGCTTTGTCGACGAGTTCCCCATGACGGTGACTGGCAAGGTGCAGAAGTTCAGGATGCGCGAGATCAGTGTGGCGGAAATTTCGGCGCTCTCTGCAGGTTGA
- a CDS encoding isovaleryl-CoA dehydrogenase — protein MHYPSLNFALGETIDMLRDQVRTFVAAELAPRAAQIDHDNLFPADMWRKFGDMGLLGITVSEEYGGAGLGYLAHVVSMEEISRGSASVALSYGAHSNLCVNQINRNGTHEQKLKYLPKLISGEHIGALAMSEPNAGSDVVSMKLRAEKRGDHYVLNGSKTWITNGPDANTYVIYAKTDLDKGAHGITAFIVERDWKGFSRSNKFDKLGMRGSNTCELFFDDVEVPEENILGQLNGGVRVLMSGLDYERVVLSGGPTGIMQSCMDLVVPYIHDRKQFGQSIGEFQLIQGKIADMYTQLNASRAYLYAVAQACDRGETTRKDAAGVILYTAERATQMALEAIQILGGNGYINEFPAGRLLRDAKLYEIGAGTSEIRRMLIGRELFNETR, from the coding sequence ATGCATTACCCCTCTCTGAATTTCGCCCTGGGCGAAACCATCGACATGCTCCGTGACCAGGTGCGCACCTTCGTCGCCGCCGAACTGGCGCCACGCGCCGCGCAAATCGACCACGACAACCTGTTCCCCGCCGACATGTGGCGCAAATTCGGTGACATGGGCCTGCTGGGCATCACCGTGTCGGAAGAATACGGCGGCGCCGGCCTGGGCTACCTCGCCCATGTGGTGTCGATGGAAGAAATCAGCCGCGGCTCGGCCTCGGTGGCGCTTTCCTACGGCGCGCACTCCAACCTCTGCGTCAACCAGATCAACCGCAACGGCACCCATGAGCAAAAGCTCAAGTACCTGCCCAAGCTGATCAGCGGCGAACACATCGGCGCCCTGGCCATGAGCGAGCCCAACGCCGGCTCCGACGTGGTCTCGATGAAACTGCGCGCCGAAAAACGCGGCGACCACTACGTGCTCAACGGCAGCAAGACCTGGATCACCAACGGCCCCGACGCCAACACCTACGTGATCTACGCCAAGACCGACCTGGACAAGGGTGCGCACGGCATCACCGCGTTCATCGTCGAACGCGACTGGAAAGGCTTCAGCCGCAGCAACAAGTTCGACAAGCTGGGCATGCGTGGCTCCAACACCTGCGAGCTGTTCTTCGATGACGTCGAAGTGCCCGAAGAGAACATCCTCGGCCAGCTCAACGGCGGCGTGCGCGTACTGATGAGCGGCCTGGACTACGAGCGCGTGGTGCTCTCCGGCGGCCCGACCGGCATCATGCAAAGCTGTATGGACCTGGTGGTGCCCTACATCCACGACCGCAAGCAGTTTGGCCAGAGCATCGGCGAGTTCCAGCTGATCCAGGGCAAGATCGCCGACATGTACACCCAGCTCAACGCCAGCCGCGCCTACCTGTATGCCGTGGCCCAGGCCTGCGACCGTGGCGAGACCACCCGCAAAGACGCCGCCGGGGTCATCCTGTACACCGCCGAACGCGCCACGCAAATGGCCCTGGAAGCGATCCAGATTCTGGGCGGCAACGGCTACATCAACGAATTCCCGGCTGGCCGCCTGCTGCGCGACGCCAAGCTGTACGAAATCGGCGCCGGCACCAGCGAAATCCGCCGGATGCTGATTGGCCGCGAACTGTTCAACGAAACCCGCTGA
- a CDS encoding carboxyl transferase domain-containing protein: MATLHTQINPRSAEFAGNSAAMLEQVQALRGLLAHIAQGGGPKAQERHTSRGKLLPRERIDRLLDAGSPFLEIGQLAAHEVYGEDVPAAGVIAGIGRVEGVECMIVANDATVKGGSYYPLTVKKHLRAQTIALQNRLPCLYLVDSGGANLPRQDEVFPDREHFGRIFFNQANMSALGIPQIAVVMGSCTAGGAYVPAMADEAIMVRQQATIFLAGPPLVKAATGEVVSAEDLGGADVHCRISGVADHYADNDEHALALARRSVANLNWHKLGKLQCQAPIAPLYAADELYGVVPADAKQPFDVREVIARLVDGSVFDEFKALFGTTLVCGFAHLHGYPIAILANNGILFAEAAQKGAHFIELACQRGIPLLFLQNITGFMVGKKYEEGGIAKHGAKLVTAVACAQVPKFTVIIGGSFGAGNYGMCGRAYDPRLLWMWPNARIGVMGAEQAAGVLAQVKREQSERSGQPFSAEDEAKLKQPILDQYEHQGHPYYSSARLWDDGVIDPAQTRDVLGLALSAALNAPIEQSRFGIFRM; the protein is encoded by the coding sequence ATGGCTACCTTGCATACCCAGATCAACCCGCGTTCGGCGGAGTTCGCCGGCAACAGCGCGGCCATGCTCGAACAGGTTCAGGCCCTGCGTGGCCTGCTTGCGCACATCGCCCAGGGCGGCGGGCCCAAGGCCCAGGAGCGGCATACCTCGCGCGGCAAACTGCTACCGCGTGAGCGTATCGACCGCCTGCTGGACGCAGGCTCACCCTTCCTCGAAATCGGCCAACTGGCCGCCCATGAGGTGTATGGCGAAGACGTGCCCGCCGCGGGCGTGATTGCCGGCATTGGCCGGGTCGAAGGCGTGGAGTGCATGATCGTGGCCAACGATGCCACGGTCAAAGGCGGCTCCTACTACCCCCTGACCGTCAAGAAGCACCTGCGCGCGCAAACCATCGCCCTGCAGAACCGCCTGCCCTGCCTCTATTTGGTGGACTCCGGCGGCGCCAACCTGCCCCGCCAGGACGAAGTGTTCCCCGACCGCGAGCACTTCGGGCGGATTTTCTTCAACCAGGCCAACATGAGCGCGCTGGGCATCCCGCAGATCGCCGTGGTCATGGGCTCGTGCACCGCCGGTGGCGCTTATGTACCCGCCATGGCCGACGAAGCGATCATGGTCCGTCAGCAAGCCACCATCTTCCTGGCTGGCCCGCCGCTGGTGAAGGCCGCGACCGGCGAGGTGGTGAGTGCCGAAGACCTCGGCGGCGCCGATGTGCACTGCCGCATCAGCGGCGTGGCCGACCATTACGCCGACAATGACGAACACGCCCTGGCCCTGGCCCGGCGCAGCGTGGCCAACCTCAACTGGCACAAGCTGGGCAAACTGCAGTGCCAGGCGCCCATCGCCCCGCTGTACGCCGCCGATGAGCTGTACGGCGTGGTGCCAGCCGACGCCAAGCAACCGTTCGACGTGCGCGAGGTCATCGCCCGCCTGGTCGATGGCTCGGTGTTCGATGAATTCAAGGCCCTGTTCGGTACCACCCTGGTGTGCGGCTTCGCCCACCTGCACGGCTACCCGATCGCGATCCTGGCCAACAACGGCATCCTGTTCGCCGAGGCCGCGCAAAAAGGCGCGCACTTCATCGAGCTGGCCTGCCAGCGCGGCATCCCGCTGCTGTTCCTGCAGAACATCACCGGCTTTATGGTCGGCAAAAAGTACGAAGAAGGCGGCATCGCCAAGCACGGCGCTAAACTGGTGACTGCAGTGGCCTGCGCCCAAGTGCCGAAGTTCACGGTGATCATCGGTGGCAGCTTCGGTGCCGGCAACTATGGCATGTGCGGCCGCGCCTACGACCCGCGCTTGCTGTGGATGTGGCCCAACGCGCGCATCGGCGTGATGGGTGCCGAGCAAGCCGCTGGCGTGCTGGCCCAGGTCAAGCGCGAACAAAGCGAGCGCAGCGGCCAGCCGTTCAGCGCCGAAGACGAAGCCAAGCTCAAGCAGCCGATCCTCGACCAGTACGAGCACCAGGGCCACCCCTACTACTCCAGCGCCCGGCTGTGGGACGACGGCGTCATAGACCCGGCGCAAACCCGCGACGTGCTCGGCCTGGCGTTGTCCGCCGCGCTGAACGCCCCGATCGAACAGAGCCGCTTCGGCATTTTCCGGATGTGA
- a CDS encoding gamma-carboxygeranoyl-CoA hydratase: MSDFSTLEVVKDPRGFATLWLSREDKNNAFNAQMIRELIVALAQIAEDSSLRFLVLRGRGRHFSAGADLAWMQQSAQLDFNTNLDDAHELGELMYALHRLKAPTLAVVQGAAFGGALGLISCCDMAIGAEDAQLCLSEVRIGLAPAVISPFVVKAIGERATRRYALTAERFSGVRARELGLLAEVYPAQDLDAQVEAWVANLLLNSPQALRASKDLLREVDDGELSPALRRYCENTIARIRVSAEGQEGLRAFLEKRRPAWQTDDNKEPRP, from the coding sequence ATGAGCGATTTCAGCACCCTTGAAGTGGTCAAGGACCCTCGCGGCTTCGCCACCTTGTGGCTCAGCCGCGAAGACAAGAACAACGCCTTCAACGCCCAGATGATTCGCGAGCTGATCGTTGCCCTTGCCCAGATCGCCGAAGACAGCAGCCTGCGCTTCCTCGTGCTGCGTGGCCGGGGTCGGCATTTCAGCGCCGGCGCCGACCTGGCCTGGATGCAACAGTCCGCGCAACTGGACTTCAACACCAACCTCGATGACGCCCACGAGCTGGGCGAGCTGATGTACGCCCTGCACCGGCTCAAGGCACCGACCCTGGCCGTGGTGCAAGGCGCAGCCTTTGGCGGCGCCTTGGGCCTGATCAGTTGCTGCGACATGGCCATCGGCGCCGAAGACGCCCAACTGTGCCTGTCGGAAGTGCGCATCGGCCTGGCCCCGGCAGTCATCAGCCCGTTCGTGGTCAAGGCCATCGGCGAACGCGCCACGCGCCGCTATGCCCTGACCGCCGAGCGCTTCAGCGGTGTGCGTGCTCGTGAACTGGGCCTGCTGGCCGAGGTGTACCCCGCCCAGGACCTGGATGCCCAGGTCGAAGCCTGGGTGGCTAACCTGCTGCTCAACAGCCCGCAAGCCCTGCGCGCCAGCAAAGACCTGCTGCGCGAGGTCGACGACGGCGAGCTCAGCCCTGCCCTGCGCCGCTACTGCGAAAACACCATCGCCCGCATCCGCGTCAGCGCCGAAGGCCAGGAGGGCCTGCGCGCCTTCCTCGAAAAGCGCCGCCCTGCCTGGCAAACCGACGACAACAAGGAGCCGCGCCCATGA
- a CDS encoding acetyl/propionyl/methylcrotonyl-CoA carboxylase subunit alpha, producing the protein MSRTPLTTLLVANRGEIACRVMRTAKAMGLTTVAVHSATDRDARHSREADIRVDLGGTKAAESYLLVDKLLAAAKASGAQAIHPGYGFLSENAGFARAIEEAGLIFLGPPASAIDAMGSKSAAKALMEAAGVPLVPGYHGEAQDLETFRAAAERIGYPVLLKASAGGGGKGMKVVEDESQLADALASAQREAQSSFGDARMLVEKYVLKPRHVEIQVFADQHGNCLYLNERDCSIQRRHQKVVEEAPAPGLSPALRQAMGEAAVRAAQAIGYVGAGTVEFLLDARGEFFFMEMNTRLQVEHPVTEAITGLDLVAWQIRVACGEALPITQEQVPLIGHAIEVRLYAEDPANEFLPATGTLTLYRESAPGEGRRVDSGVSEGDVVSPFYDPMLGKLIAWGEDREQARLRLLAMLDEFAIGGLKTNIGFLRRILAHPAFADAELDTGFIPRHQAVLLPASQPLPAPFWEAAAEAWLQGQAGQQRDDDNRSPWAERNGLRLGLPARSSLHLASAGQDQAVALERSAPSTWQLDGEHLVHDQAGVRRQHLALRRGGTLYLRWDGEMHAIQAFDPIAEAEASHSHQGGLGAPMNGSIVRVLVEPGQVVEAGTALVVLEAMKMEHSIRAPHAGTVKVLFCQEGDMVSEGTVLVELVE; encoded by the coding sequence ATGAGCCGCACCCCGTTGACCACCCTGCTGGTCGCCAACCGCGGTGAAATTGCCTGCCGGGTGATGCGCACCGCCAAGGCCATGGGCCTGACCACCGTCGCCGTGCACAGCGCCACCGACCGTGACGCCCGGCACAGCCGCGAAGCCGATATCCGCGTCGACCTCGGCGGCACCAAGGCCGCCGAAAGCTACCTGCTGGTCGACAAACTGCTGGCCGCCGCCAAGGCCAGCGGCGCCCAGGCCATCCACCCAGGCTATGGCTTTCTTTCGGAAAACGCAGGCTTTGCCCGCGCCATCGAAGAAGCTGGGCTGATCTTCCTCGGCCCACCGGCCAGCGCCATCGATGCGATGGGCAGCAAGTCGGCGGCCAAGGCCCTGATGGAAGCCGCTGGCGTGCCCTTGGTTCCGGGCTACCACGGTGAGGCTCAGGACCTGGAAACCTTCCGCGCCGCCGCCGAACGCATCGGCTACCCGGTGCTGCTCAAGGCCAGCGCCGGTGGCGGCGGTAAGGGCATGAAAGTGGTCGAGGACGAAAGCCAGCTGGCCGACGCGCTGGCCTCGGCGCAGCGTGAGGCGCAGTCGTCGTTTGGCGATGCACGCATGCTGGTGGAAAAGTACGTACTCAAGCCGCGTCACGTGGAAATCCAGGTGTTCGCCGACCAGCACGGCAATTGCCTGTACCTCAACGAACGTGACTGCTCGATCCAGCGCCGCCACCAGAAAGTGGTCGAAGAGGCCCCCGCCCCCGGTCTGTCGCCAGCGCTGCGCCAGGCCATGGGCGAGGCCGCAGTGCGCGCCGCCCAGGCCATCGGTTATGTGGGTGCGGGCACGGTGGAATTCCTGCTCGATGCCCGTGGCGAGTTCTTCTTCATGGAGATGAACACCCGCCTACAGGTTGAACACCCGGTCACCGAAGCCATCACCGGCCTCGACCTGGTGGCCTGGCAGATCCGTGTGGCCTGCGGCGAGGCATTGCCGATCACGCAAGAGCAGGTGCCGCTGATCGGCCACGCCATCGAAGTGCGCCTGTATGCCGAAGACCCGGCCAACGAGTTTCTGCCGGCCACTGGCACGCTGACACTGTACCGCGAGTCGGCGCCGGGTGAAGGGCGCCGGGTCGACAGCGGGGTCAGCGAGGGGGATGTGGTGTCGCCGTTCTACGACCCGATGCTGGGCAAGCTGATTGCCTGGGGCGAAGACCGCGAGCAGGCGCGCCTGCGCCTGTTGGCGATGCTCGATGAATTCGCCATCGGCGGTTTGAAGACCAACATTGGCTTCTTGCGGCGCATCCTCGCCCACCCCGCGTTTGCCGATGCCGAGCTCGACACCGGGTTCATCCCGCGTCATCAGGCCGTTTTGCTGCCCGCTTCACAACCGCTGCCAGCGCCCTTCTGGGAGGCGGCGGCCGAAGCCTGGCTGCAGGGCCAGGCGGGCCAGCAACGGGACGACGACAACCGCTCGCCGTGGGCTGAGCGCAACGGCCTGCGCCTGGGCCTGCCGGCGCGCAGCAGCCTGCATCTGGCCAGTGCCGGGCAGGATCAGGCGGTGGCCCTCGAACGCAGCGCGCCGTCCACCTGGCAGCTTGATGGCGAGCACCTGGTGCACGATCAGGCTGGCGTGCGCCGTCAGCACCTGGCGCTACGCCGCGGCGGCACGCTGTACCTGCGCTGGGATGGCGAAATGCACGCCATCCAAGCCTTCGACCCAATTGCCGAAGCCGAGGCCAGCCACAGCCACCAAGGTGGCCTGGGCGCGCCCATGAACGGCAGTATCGTGCGGGTGCTGGTCGAGCCGGGCCAGGTGGTTGAGGCGGGTACGGCGCTGGTGGTGCTGGAGGCCATGAAGATGGAGCACAGCATTCGCGCGCCACATGCCGGGACGGTGAAGGTGTTGTTCTGCCAGGAAGGGGATATGGTCAGCGAAGGGACGGTGCTGGTCGAGCTGGTAGAGTGA
- a CDS encoding LexA family transcriptional regulator, producing the protein MFIERLKAVRIVPAMNMDKWIALVRDRMEELGLTQEQLAERVGVSQGSVGHWVNKRRQPKIESMNRTFVELGMPHYNVSLQLRILGQVGEERGSYEVDDTDDDLDLMQYIVCFRYPVLGWGELEAAETGVFEQTDYMAKGKAFWLTVENDAMSAVSGRSVPQGMRMLVDPGVEVEPGRLVIARQPGKPAIFRELAEEGGQRYLKALNSNYPALLCEDGCEFLGVVVRVHGSF; encoded by the coding sequence ATGTTTATTGAGCGCCTGAAGGCAGTCCGTATCGTGCCAGCGATGAATATGGATAAATGGATTGCCCTCGTCCGTGACCGGATGGAGGAGCTTGGGCTCACTCAAGAACAACTTGCCGAACGCGTTGGCGTGTCTCAGGGCAGCGTAGGGCATTGGGTGAACAAGCGGCGTCAGCCGAAGATCGAGTCGATGAACCGCACGTTCGTCGAGCTTGGCATGCCCCACTACAACGTCAGCTTGCAATTGCGCATTCTGGGTCAGGTCGGTGAGGAGCGCGGCAGCTATGAAGTGGATGACACCGATGATGACCTGGACCTCATGCAATACATCGTGTGTTTCCGCTACCCGGTGCTGGGTTGGGGGGAGCTAGAAGCAGCAGAGACTGGCGTATTTGAGCAGACGGACTACATGGCCAAGGGCAAGGCGTTCTGGCTGACTGTTGAAAACGATGCGATGAGTGCAGTCAGTGGCCGCAGTGTGCCGCAGGGTATGCGGATGCTGGTCGACCCAGGCGTGGAGGTTGAGCCGGGGCGTTTGGTTATCGCTCGTCAGCCGGGCAAACCGGCGATTTTCCGTGAGTTGGCTGAGGAAGGTGGGCAGCGGTATCTGAAGGCCTTGAACAGCAACTACCCTGCATTGCTGTGTGAAGACGGCTGCGAATTTCTGGGGGTGGTTGTGCGGGTGCATGGGTCCTTCTAG
- a CDS encoding DUF6124 family protein, with product MKPPTNDETDLDSEAARRALDYYLNPNPPRPSIENKIWTLHEGVSGEQAQEHAIALLRCAAATAQETAVHQQGTQRELTFALMHMMDMARALLEHKRPV from the coding sequence ATGAAACCACCGACAAATGACGAAACAGATCTCGACAGCGAAGCGGCCCGCCGCGCCCTCGACTACTACCTCAACCCCAACCCCCCGCGCCCCAGCATCGAGAACAAGATCTGGACCCTCCACGAAGGCGTAAGCGGTGAGCAAGCCCAGGAACACGCCATCGCCCTGCTCCGCTGCGCCGCCGCCACCGCACAGGAAACCGCCGTCCATCAGCAAGGCACCCAGCGCGAGCTGACCTTCGCATTGATGCACATGATGGACATGGCGCGCGCCCTGCTGGAGCACAAGCGCCCCGTGTAG
- a CDS encoding DUF4880 domain-containing protein, with the protein MTRLLLPLEHPSPTTEHDADTALLHDLKRLPRRVQQVFLLNRLDQLDFAGIAARLDLPLASIERHMNQALQAGRSRRDVLASIAGQWYVRLQSPQVTACERIDFRRWLDADQANLLAFHDTELLWRSLLAPARQLGQDGWYRQGRAALSLGGCSIAVGLGMAALVLFGFWA; encoded by the coding sequence ATGACACGTCTGCTGCTGCCCCTTGAGCACCCATCGCCAACCACCGAGCACGATGCTGACACCGCCCTGTTACATGACCTGAAACGGCTGCCCCGGCGCGTCCAGCAAGTGTTTCTGCTCAATCGCCTCGACCAACTGGATTTTGCCGGTATCGCTGCCCGGCTCGACCTGCCATTGGCGAGCATTGAGCGCCATATGAACCAGGCGCTGCAAGCAGGCCGCTCGCGCCGGGATGTGCTGGCGAGTATTGCCGGGCAATGGTACGTACGCCTGCAGAGCCCCCAGGTGACCGCCTGCGAGCGCATCGACTTTCGCCGCTGGCTGGATGCGGACCAAGCCAACTTGCTGGCGTTTCACGACACCGAACTGCTTTGGCGTAGCCTGCTGGCGCCAGCACGGCAGCTGGGTCAGGACGGTTGGTACCGGCAAGGTCGCGCGGCGCTGTCGTTAGGTGGGTGTTCGATTGCAGTGGGCCTTGGCATGGCTGCATTGGTGCTGTTCGGCTTTTGGGCCTGA
- a CDS encoding DUF3325 domain-containing protein — protein MMMWMTGGVVFAYLGMLGLCQGLERHYKQVWQRACPRALRVGLRGMGWLALLASLLLCAQAWGWAMGPVAWLGVMSLSGMLLVMLLPYWPRLAVGLATAVPVWGVVYVFV, from the coding sequence ATGATGATGTGGATGACAGGTGGCGTAGTGTTCGCCTACCTCGGCATGCTCGGCCTGTGCCAGGGGCTGGAAAGGCATTACAAGCAGGTATGGCAGCGGGCCTGTCCACGTGCATTGCGCGTGGGGTTGCGTGGCATGGGGTGGCTCGCGTTGCTGGCCAGCCTGCTGCTGTGCGCGCAAGCCTGGGGTTGGGCCATGGGGCCGGTGGCCTGGTTGGGCGTGATGTCGTTGTCGGGGATGCTATTGGTGATGCTGCTGCCTTACTGGCCGCGGCTGGCGGTCGGATTGGCGACGGCGGTGCCTGTTTGGGGGGTGGTGTACGTCTTTGTGTGA
- a CDS encoding PepSY-associated TM helix domain-containing protein — protein sequence MKNTFTQSMSWLHTWGGLIFGWLLFAIFVTGTLAVFDKELDHWMQPEIPATEVSQADAARRAVAYLQAHEPQAGNWGISLPTERSPGLRVSTGERRHGGGVQLDPRTGEAIEVRDSVGGNFFFRFHFTLDLPRNWGIFVVGALALVMLAALVTGIVIHKKIFKEFFTFRPNKGQRSWLDFHNASAVLLLPFHLMITYTGLVIFMLIYIPAGVDALFEGDTRAYFQAQGNARLEQPRHQARQPGELVDVAPLLAQAEARLGPLGGLNIRNPNTAGARIEIRPELGNRIALAKGQAMVFDGVSGELLSDVPQWRAAPLTQRVMVGLHFAQFGGYPMRWLYFICGLVSCVMIASGLVLFCVKRGRKYASATTQVSARRWFRVAEVCNVGFISGLLLACVGLLWASRVLPVELVQRESWEVRAFFGVWLLALLHAGVRPAKRAWVEQLVMAAMLCIGLGALGSVGDAMRLGVVVSALVLGMLLGLVAWRVHQAVPAPVKVKAGRNLEAGA from the coding sequence ATGAAGAACACCTTCACCCAATCGATGTCCTGGCTGCACACCTGGGGCGGGCTGATTTTCGGCTGGCTGCTGTTCGCGATCTTCGTCACCGGTACCCTGGCAGTGTTCGACAAGGAACTCGATCACTGGATGCAGCCGGAGATCCCGGCAACAGAGGTGTCTCAGGCCGATGCCGCGCGCCGGGCCGTTGCCTACCTGCAGGCCCACGAACCGCAGGCCGGCAACTGGGGCATCAGCCTGCCCACCGAGCGCTCGCCAGGCTTGCGCGTGTCCACCGGCGAGCGTCGCCATGGCGGTGGCGTGCAGCTCGACCCACGCACCGGCGAGGCCATCGAGGTGCGTGACAGCGTCGGCGGCAACTTCTTTTTCCGCTTCCATTTCACCCTCGACCTGCCGCGCAACTGGGGCATCTTCGTGGTCGGTGCGCTGGCGCTGGTGATGCTGGCTGCACTGGTCACCGGCATCGTGATTCACAAGAAGATCTTCAAGGAGTTCTTTACCTTCAGGCCCAACAAGGGCCAGCGCTCGTGGCTGGACTTTCACAATGCCAGCGCCGTGCTGTTGCTGCCGTTCCACCTGATGATCACTTACACCGGGCTGGTGATTTTCATGCTCATCTACATCCCGGCAGGGGTCGATGCGTTGTTCGAGGGCGACACCCGCGCTTACTTCCAGGCGCAAGGCAATGCCCGCCTGGAGCAGCCACGGCACCAGGCCAGGCAACCGGGCGAGCTGGTGGATGTGGCACCGCTGCTGGCCCAGGCCGAGGCCCGGCTGGGGCCGCTTGGCGGCCTCAACATCCGCAACCCCAACACGGCCGGTGCGCGCATCGAGATCCGCCCCGAGCTGGGTAACCGTATCGCCCTCGCCAAGGGCCAGGCGATGGTCTTCGACGGCGTCAGCGGTGAGCTGCTCAGCGATGTACCGCAATGGCGTGCGGCCCCTCTGACCCAGCGGGTAATGGTCGGCCTGCACTTTGCCCAGTTCGGCGGTTACCCGATGCGCTGGTTGTACTTCATCTGCGGGCTGGTCAGCTGCGTGATGATTGCCAGCGGGCTGGTGCTGTTTTGCGTCAAGCGCGGGCGCAAGTATGCCAGCGCCACGACCCAGGTTTCGGCGCGGCGGTGGTTCCGGGTGGCCGAAGTGTGCAACGTCGGCTTCATCAGCGGATTGCTGCTGGCCTGCGTAGGCCTGCTGTGGGCCAGCCGCGTGCTGCCGGTTGAACTGGTGCAACGAGAAAGCTGGGAAGTGCGCGCGTTCTTCGGGGTGTGGTTGTTGGCGTTGTTGCACGCTGGCGTCAGGCCGGCGAAGCGGGCCTGGGTCGAGCAACTGGTAATGGCGGCGATGCTGTGCATTGGCTTGGGAGCGCTTGGCAGCGTGGGGGATGCGATGCGCCTGGGGGTTGTGGTCAGCGCCCTGGTACTGGGCATGCTGTTGGGGCTGGTGGCGTGGCGAGTGCACCAAGCGGTGCCGGCGCCCGTCAAGGTCAAGGCGGGGCGTAACCTGGAGGCGGGCGCATGA